A window of the Xenopus laevis strain J_2021 chromosome 9_10L, Xenopus_laevis_v10.1, whole genome shotgun sequence genome harbors these coding sequences:
- the LOC108701468 gene encoding dystrotelin isoform X1 — MEGTPSQENVPVQALQFIKAELSRTQKSITELQSERRLLRKQLSRWTGAVQVLQESQEDVHCRLEAKIEALTESSECLRTELHQLRQNVQNGQKDSDAASKQQIKWHPGDFTSLYKQISQTKPLKAMHQPSKLKEECIKMPPACDSIILDESNLFQEGNLIKGFPSFQSSQSATQSEKDSLRTQNGETLAHMRHLCESIKAVSRHKTQEGNENPSCLKNESLRPVKGNVAPREDVDNSQLLKRTETSPMMKEEELQALVKKLKDALSIHIHPGHLPGPKQELLHTAGQVCTSYSTLLNKVIQATSK; from the exons ATGGAAGGGACACCAAGTCAGgagaatgtgccagtgcag GCCTTGCAGTTTATCAAAGCAGAGCTCTCACGAACACAGAAGTCTATCACAGAACTCCAGAGTGAAAGACG TTTATTAAGGAAGCAACTGAGCAGATGGACTGGTGCTGTCCAAGTGCTTCAAGAGTCTCAAGAAGATGTTCATTGCAGATTAGAGGCTAAAATTGAAGCTCTAACTGAGAGCAGTGAGTGTTTGAGAACAGAACTGCACCAGCTAAGGCAAAATGTACAG AATGGTCAGAAAGATTCAGATGCTGCCAGCAAACAGCAGATTAAATGGCATCCTGGTGATTTCACAAGCCTATATAAACAAATCTCACAAACAAAACCATTAAAG GCAATGCACCAGCCCTCCAAGTTAAAAGAGGAATGCATTAAAATGCCACCTGCCTGTGATTCCATTATTTTGGATGAAAGTAATTTATTTCAGGAGGGTAATTTAATCAAGGGATTTCCAAGTTTCCAAAGTTCACAATCTGCAACCCAGAGTGAAAAAGATTCTTTGAGGACACAAAATGGAGAAACATTGGCACATATGAGACACTTATGTGAGTCAATAAAAGCCGTTTCAAGACATAAAACCCAAGAGGGAAATGAAAATCCTAGTTGTTTAAAGAATGAGAGCTTAAGACCAGTGAAAGGCAATGTTGCACCAAGAGAAGATGTAGACAATTCGCAGTTACTAAAACGTACTGAAACATCACCAATGATGAAAGAAGAAGAACTTCAGGCTTTGGTCAAGAAACTAAAGGATGCATTATCTATCCATATACACCCAG GACATCTTCCTGGGCCAAAACAAGAGCTGTTACACACAGCAGGGCAGGTCTGTACTTCATACTCTACCCTCCTTAACAAAGTAATTCAAGCAACCTCAAAATAA
- the LOC108701468 gene encoding dystrotelin isoform X2 — protein MEGTPSQENVPVQALQFIKAELSRTQKSITELQSERRLLRKQLSRWTGAVQVLQESQEDVHCRLEAKIEALTESSECLRTELHQLRQNVQAMHQPSKLKEECIKMPPACDSIILDESNLFQEGNLIKGFPSFQSSQSATQSEKDSLRTQNGETLAHMRHLCESIKAVSRHKTQEGNENPSCLKNESLRPVKGNVAPREDVDNSQLLKRTETSPMMKEEELQALVKKLKDALSIHIHPGHLPGPKQELLHTAGQVCTSYSTLLNKVIQATSK, from the exons ATGGAAGGGACACCAAGTCAGgagaatgtgccagtgcag GCCTTGCAGTTTATCAAAGCAGAGCTCTCACGAACACAGAAGTCTATCACAGAACTCCAGAGTGAAAGACG TTTATTAAGGAAGCAACTGAGCAGATGGACTGGTGCTGTCCAAGTGCTTCAAGAGTCTCAAGAAGATGTTCATTGCAGATTAGAGGCTAAAATTGAAGCTCTAACTGAGAGCAGTGAGTGTTTGAGAACAGAACTGCACCAGCTAAGGCAAAATGTACAG GCAATGCACCAGCCCTCCAAGTTAAAAGAGGAATGCATTAAAATGCCACCTGCCTGTGATTCCATTATTTTGGATGAAAGTAATTTATTTCAGGAGGGTAATTTAATCAAGGGATTTCCAAGTTTCCAAAGTTCACAATCTGCAACCCAGAGTGAAAAAGATTCTTTGAGGACACAAAATGGAGAAACATTGGCACATATGAGACACTTATGTGAGTCAATAAAAGCCGTTTCAAGACATAAAACCCAAGAGGGAAATGAAAATCCTAGTTGTTTAAAGAATGAGAGCTTAAGACCAGTGAAAGGCAATGTTGCACCAAGAGAAGATGTAGACAATTCGCAGTTACTAAAACGTACTGAAACATCACCAATGATGAAAGAAGAAGAACTTCAGGCTTTGGTCAAGAAACTAAAGGATGCATTATCTATCCATATACACCCAG GACATCTTCCTGGGCCAAAACAAGAGCTGTTACACACAGCAGGGCAGGTCTGTACTTCATACTCTACCCTCCTTAACAAAGTAATTCAAGCAACCTCAAAATAA